In the genome of Cynocephalus volans isolate mCynVol1 chromosome 15, mCynVol1.pri, whole genome shotgun sequence, one region contains:
- the CYRIB gene encoding CYFIP-related Rac1 interactor B, which produces MGNLLKVLTCTDLEQGPNFFLDFENAQPTESEKEIYNQVNVVLKDAEGILEDLQSYRGAGHEIREAIQHPADEKLQEKAWGAVVPLVGKLKKFYEFSQRLEAALRGLLGALTSTPYSPTQHLEREQALAKQFAEILHFTLRFDELKMTNPAIQNDFSYYRRTLSRMRINNVPAEGENEVNNELANRMSLFYAEATPMLKTLSDATTKFVSENKNLPIENTTDCLSTMASVCRVMLETPEYRSRFTNEETVSFCLRVMVGVIILYDHVHPVGAFAKTSKIDMKGCIKVLKDQPPNSVEGLLNALRYTTKHLNDETTSKQIKSMLQ; this is translated from the exons ATGCCCAGCCTACAGAGTCtgagaaggaaatttataatCAGGTGAATGTAGTATTAAAAGATGCAGAAGGCATCTTGGAGGACTTGCAATCATACAGAGGAGCGGGCCATGAAATACGAGAG GCAATTCAGCATCCAGCAGATGAGAAGTTGCAAGAAAAGGCATGGGGTGCAGTTGTCCCACTAGTAggcaaattaaagaaattttacgAATTTTCTCAGAGGTTAG aagcAGCATTAAGAGGTCTTCTGGGAGCCTTGACAAGTACCCCATATTCTCCCACCCAGCATCTAGAGCGAGAGCAGGCTCTTGCTAAACAGTTTGcagaaattcttcattttacaCTCCGGTTTGATGAACTCAAG ATGACAAATCCTGCCATACAGAATGATTTCAGCTATTACAGAAGAACGTTGAGTAGAATGAGGATTAATAATGTACCA gcagaaggagaaaatgaagtaaataatGAATTGGCAAATCGAATGTCTTTGTTTTATGCCGAGGCAACCCCAATGCTGAAAACCTTAAGTGATGCCACAACAAAATTTGTATCAGAG AATAAAAATTTACCAAtagaaaataccacagattgtTTAAGCACCATGGCTAGCGTATGCAGAGTCATGCTTGAAACACC GGAATACAGAAGCAGATTTACAAATGAAGAGACAGTGTCATTCTGCTTGAGGGTAATGGTGGGTGTCATAATACTGTATGACCATGTACATCCAGTGGGAGCATTTGCCAAAACTTCCAAGATTGAT atGAAAGGTTGTATCAAAGTTCTTAAGGACCAACCTCCTAATAGTGTAGAAGGTCTTCTAAATGCTCTCag gtaCACAACAAAACATTTGAACGATGAGACTACCTCCAAGCAAATTAAATCCATGCTGCAATAA